The sequence CCCATAGAGGGCTGCCgcctctgctgagtgctgggattaaaagtctgtGCCACCACATAGGAGTACAACTCTAAATTAGTTGCATAGATACTCCCATCATAGGAAAGGTAGGAGTAGTATGTATTGGTGCTATTTACCTCCAAAGCCCCTTGAAGTCTCATGCTGTGACATACTGTGGAACTCCGGCTCCTAAGACACCTGTTCTTACCCCTAGGTGATGGGCGCTACTCCCTATTGGGTCAGCCATTACAATACAATCTGTCCATCTGCCCTCCCTTGCTGCATGGCCAGTCAACTTACACGGTGCACCAGGTGAGCACACACACCACCAGTCTTGGGGCCATCAGGCTCCCTTCTCATCTGGGCCCCTATCTGTGAGCCATCTGCTCTGACCAGGGGGTGGACACAGGAGAAGACACAGAATGGACAAAGCAGGGAGTCTCCCCACTCCTGTGCTCACGGCTCCCACCTCAGTGCCAAGAGGAAGAGGGTTAGGTCTAGTTACCATTCCCTGGGAAGTCTAACTGCCTGGTGAGGTAGGATCCTCAGGGTGGGGTGCTCCTCCTCAGTTTCTGGGGCAGACCTTGGGACACAAGGCAGTGGGTGTTCACTTGGGATGAGAGTTGTATTGGATGTTGAAGGGACAGAGTGGACTGAAGCATGGGAGCCGGGGCAAGAGACAAGCACTCAGATCTGCCTCCACTGACCTGGGCACAGCAGACGTTGGTGAGTAGCCTACCCCCAGGGAGAGAGGCCCTTCATTGCCATCCCAGTAGACTGGGAAAGCTAGTGTGGAGTGGGGAAATGGACAAGCAGAAGGGAGAGAAGTGAACTATCCATGTCCCTGGGCAAGCCCTCCAGGGTCCTGAGGTAGACCATCCTAGATATTGGTCACAGCGTGGTCTCCTAACCTGACAGCTCCTTTGTCATTCTAGACCTGAATCTGGGCTGGGAGAGCAGCTTTCTCCCTCAGGCCTTTCATGATAGGCATACAAGGTCTTTGGGATTCCACATTCTGCAGCTGTTGCctaaacaaggaaagaaagggacaggAAGTCTCTGGACCAGCCTCTGGGTGGGAAGGGAGCTGTGGGTCATATTCAGGTTGAGCTGCTGCGTGATTAGAAATGACTGAGAGAGCTGCAGTTCACAGCCCTGACACCTGGGAGGGAGTGGAATTGTAGGTGCCCAGATCAGAAACCTCAAGCTCTAATTCTCTGTCTGGGTTAGAGAGAGGAAGGTTCTTCATCTTTCTGGCTGCCCCACATAGAGTCTCCATAGGGATAAGTTAGGTTGATTTGGGGGTGCTAACTGGGGAAGGTAAGGCTTTTGAGGGCTTTTTGTATGCAGCAGGCTTGCTCAGTGACTGCCAGGCCCCTATGCTCAGTGTCTCACAACCCTtcatctctcctcccctttcagtgctgggaaggGTGCTGGAGGTGACAGACCTCCCTGAAGGGATCACCCGCACAGAGGCGGACAAACTCTTCACCCAGCTTGCCATGTCTGGTGCCAAGATCCAGTGGCTTAAGGATGCTCAGGGGCTGCCTGGTGCAGGTGGCGGGGACAACAGTGGGACAGGAGAGAATGGCCGCCACTCGGACCTCGCTGCCTTGTACACCATAGTGGCTGTATTCCCCAGCCCCCTGGCCGCCCAGAATGCCTCCCTTCGCCTCAACAACTCTGTGAGTCGTTTCAAACTTCGAGTGGCCAAAAAGAACTACGACCTGAGGATCCTGGAGCGAGCGAGCTCCCAAtgaatggaggagggagggactggcCCGGGAGCACGGGGGCAGTGGAGGCAGCCAAGGCAGACGACCGGGCCAGAGCCTGCCACCTCACGGCTgaagagagaagcagacagagtCCCACACCGGCATGGGACTCCTTGCCATGGGTCCCACTTTTCCCTGTTGGTccccttctgtcttcctctccttcccatcctcttctaccattttttttatctcttcttccaccatggaattaatttctttcatattttttggTCAAGTAGGATTGAGAGGGTCCCACACCCCcctcttcttccatttcctcaccatcccattctcccttcctctctggtcttcatgaatatatttatatggacagaattaagaaaagtacATTGATTTCcccactctcttcctccatctcatcTCCCCAAACCCCCACAGAGTTAAAACTTGGGACCCCCTCCTTCCCCAGAACACTGTATATTGTTTGTTTGAGGTTTGTGCCACAGTAACAGACACAGTATTCAAGTGCACATACAGATGTTTGCTGGGTGGTATTCActgtacattttatttaatctggttttttgtttgttcgggGAGTTAAATGGGGGAGGTtggttttgtttataaatataaaaaaagcaaaaacctgtCACTGGACATCAATCACTGTTTCTCTGTTGACGACTGGTGTGGTTGGGTTTGATGCTCTGAGTAAGCCCAGTTCCACAACTCCTGGGAGGGTCTTGTGTATGTTAGGATGATTTCCCTAGGGTGTGCACATAGATTTCCCTAACCTCTTCCTTCTcgcctctcctcttccctgtaCACCATTCTTATAGATGCCTGGgtctgtggttctcaaactgCACACTGCTCCTCAGCTGTGGGCCTTTGTATCCACATTAGAGGTTTCTTCTTGCCCATTAATTCTGCTACTCATGATATCCTTGCTACGGAGCTGGGTGAGATGGTCCAGAACTGGGTCGAGATGCTGGCCTCATTTCTGTCCATCTAGTCTTCTGAAACACCCTTCAGGGATGCAGAAACTGCACCTTTAATTCTCCGAGCAGAGGATTGGGTTCTTGGCAGAAACATGTGGGGGTTACTTACAACAAAACCAGCTGAACTTGCAGTGCCAAGCTCTGTCAATGTAGCATGCTTACCTACTCCCATGCAGCTAACAGAGCTGAAAACCAGTCACCACTTGCAAGGTGGAGTTGACTGGAGAGTCTTCAGGCCATCTCAGTGCGACAGCTCTGAGCCATCCAGCACTccctttttctctgtgtatatgtctgtgtgtgtgtgcgtgcgtgcgtgcgtgcgtgtgcgcgtgcacgtagaggcaggactctgggtttgagcatggtggcacataacttcTTTTAATTACAGTGCTCAGAAACCAAACAGCCAAAACTCtttaagttcaagaccatcctgaatatagcaagttccagaacaaccagagctacatagagactttctgaaaacacagaaaaaaacaaaatctacacTCAATTACAACCTTGCCTTGGCTGTCCTCCAATATCTTGCAGCCATGTGATACCCTCAGAATAGAGAAAGCTGAATCTCTGAGAATGTGGCCACCCCCTTGGCCTTTCAGTTCCTACGCTGGACTATCAGTTGAGAGATGGAATTGCAATTAAAATGGTTAAAACTGccaagtagtggtggcacatccctttaatcccagcactcaggaggcagaggcaggtggatctctgagtttgaggccagcctggtctacagagcgagtttcaggaaaggcgcaaagctacacagagaaaccctgactgaaaataatgaatgaatgaatgaatgaatgaatagatgaatagatgaatagataaataaatgtgtgaGTATAAGGCTTGGCCGTTTTTAACTTCTAAAGTATACAGTTCTCATGGGGGAAGGGAACATTTACAGATGATAAAAACTCGCTATACGGCCCCaccatggctcagtgggtgcaTACGGCCAAGCCTAGCAACCCAGGTTTGATGCcaggacaaggagagaactgaccctggGTGAGTGTCCTTCAGTCACCACTCACATTAGGGGACATGCACCAATAAATACACAACATGTAGTTTTTAAGGTAAATAACCTCGTTATAGGAGGCAGCTGTGGGCTGGTGAGGTTGGTTAATAGCAGTAGAGGTGCTTGTGTGCAAGCCTAGTAGACTTCAGTCCCTGGATCCCACAAGGGGGCAGGAAAGAACTGATTGCAAGCATTGTCCAgaccacacacacctgcactcacacacactcagaagaAAGACCACAGGCAGCTGGAACGTTTTCAGGGTCAACTAAATTTTCATCTGTTCCTTAGACCTCTGGTGCCaactcgctttttttttttttttttaagatttgttttttttatgtatataagtgtttttgcctgcatgtatgtgtatgtgtactgtgtctgtgcctgatgcctacagaggccggaagagggtgtggagcctctggaactggagttacagacagccagtgtgtgggtgctgggcaccgaCCCAGGTCCTCAGTGAaaagctgggccatctctccagccccatagctTTTGGGTTTGACCACCCACCGGCTTTTCAGTAACTCGTATATTCTCTTTTCCTTAAGGATAGAATTTTAGAGGACAAAGGAGTCAAGTAGTACACCACTCTGCTCAGCTGGAGATGAGAATGCATGGCCAACTGAATTCGGAGTCAGCCTCTCCTCAGCTCCCAGCCCTTGCCTGGCCTAAAGTTTTGGGattagccaggcatggaggtgcacacctttaatcgttGATtttagagtttgaggccagcctggtctacaagagcaagttctgggacagccagggctacacgagaaaccctgtctcaaaaaaacaagcccTTCCCCCcaccaaaggaaacaaaacccaagaaagtGACTAAGCCCAGGGAAGGTAGAACTGGAAAGGTTATGTTAACATTAAGGGGAGAGTATGGGGAAGTCATCCTGACTTCACCTTCAGACATCTAAAATCACATGAGTGAGTATGGGGAACAGAAGCCCGTTTCTGTAGGGTGATAGCTTGCTGGTCAGAAACATGCTTAGCATGgcaaaagccctgggttcaatccccagtacttgGAGTGGGGTAGGGTACTGCAGTGTTAAGTAGGAAATGCCCCTTCCTGAGGAACCAGTGCTAAGCAGCTCAGCAGAAACTCAGAAGAGCAGctctggggggatgggaggagtcAGGGTCCAGCCCTGCCCCAGACCTGGTTCCAATTTCTGCCCGTCAGCTGTGTCCTCAGCTGTCTCCGGTCCTCCAGCCCTGTCATTTCAGCCCTGCCACCACGGTGAGAGGCTAGGAGGCCGACCAATACTGTCTGAGTAGCTGGTGTGAGTCCAGAAGGTACTGGGGGCTTAGCCCTGGAGGAAGAGGACTAGCCCTCCCCCAGCACCACCATCAAGGTCTTAGGGACTCCCTCTTTCCACGCTGATCTGACTTAGGGAGTCTCAAAAGTAAGTTGTCTCTTCCTCATCCTTTCATTTCCTGAGTCTGTTCGGCTTCTTCCTGGCTCTCCTTATCTGTGAGTAGTTTGAATTTTCGAAGTGAAATTGTTCTACTTCAGAATGAGTCAAGATTGgagaggtggtgggggtggggggtccagAGAATGGAGTAGTAAGGGAAGGAAAGGCTCATATTACTCTGAAAACCAAAATAGCAGAGGCCTGAGGCAGGCCAGGACAGAACTAGGCACAAGGTCCCCAAGGCTCAGGAGCGAGGCAGGGGAGGGCAGATCTCAGGACACACCTTCATACATGTAGACAAGAACACCTGAAGCCGTGAGAAGGTGTGTATTGCATCAGTCATGAGTATGTGTAGGACTGTGGTTCTCATGTGGTCGCATGTCCGATCTGCCTATCAGATGTTCACATTACGATTCGTAACAACAgaagtacagttatgaaggagcaatgaaatgactttatggttgggggggtcaccacaacacgaggaactgtgttaaagttttgcagcattaggaagattgaaagCCACTGCCACAGGAGAACCTAGAAGCCAACAGCCTTGAGCAGCGTTGGATTTGTAGACTCTGGGGCTGCTTGACCTGGAAAGATAGGTTGAGAAGTCTTCTGTCTGTTGGACATTCTTTTCTGGACCTCAGTAGAATCTGTTCAACCATCTACCAAAGGCTGTTGAACCAAGTCTCTCCCAAAGCCTCCCCTTGGAGGGCCACCCCACTGCGTGCAGGCAGTCGGGGATTAGCTCTCAGTGGGCTCCAACCTCTTGCAGGATGACAGAGAAGGAGGTACCGGAATCCCCTAAGCCCCCCTTCCCATCAGAGACTCCACAAAGTGGGGTGAGTCTGGACCCTTGGTCACTGGGGGCAGGGCTGTCGGAGGGGCTGGGAAGCCTTCACAACGTGTAAAGAAAACTGAGTAGACCCCACTTGTGTGTGGCTCGTTTGCTATTGGGCTAGCCGATCCCTGCAGCCCCAATCCACGAACCCAGGGACATTGCTTTCCCATGACAGGAAAACGAACAAGTGGCGTCACTTAACGTTCAGTTTCCTTCACCCCCTCCCTCAGCTACAACGCCTGAAGCAGATGTTCAAGAAGGGCCCTCCAGAGACAACAGAGATGGAGCCTCCCCCAGAGCCCCAGGCCAATGGAGAGGCAGTCGGGGCCGGGGGTGGGCCCATCTACTATAtctatgaggaagaagaggaagaggaggaggaggaggaaccacCCCCAGAACCTCCTAAGCTTGTCAATGATAAGCCCCACAAGTTCAAAGATCACTTCTTCAAGAAGCCCAAGTTCTGTGATGTCTGTGCCCGGATGATTGTGCGTGAGTCTTGAAAGTAGAGACAGTGAGATGGAAGGCTTGTGAGGTGGGAGAGGGCTTAGGAAAGCTGTGTCTTGCACAGACACACTGTGGCAAGATTCACCCTGTGAAAACATTGGGATTGATAGTGTAgggtgtcagaagagggcaggcccATCAGAGCTGAAGTAGCCACAGTGGTACAGAGGACAATGGGAATCCAGAACCTTACTCAAATGTTCTCCCCTTCAAGTCAATAACAAATTTGGGCTCCGCTGTAAGAACTGCAAAACCAACATCCATGAACATTGCCAGTCCTACGTGGAGATGCAGAGATGCTTCGGCAAGATGGTGAGTAGCAAGGCTTGCTCTGGGGAGCAAGAACGTGGAAGAGGAGACCCAGGCCATCAATGACTTGCTGGCCCCTAAAGCCACACATcaccttgttttctctttctcagccTATCCCATACTCTGAGAAGGGCTGAGTACTCGTGGGGGAGGGGATTCTGGACCCTACCTTGCTCCTTCTAATGCTTCCCCATCCCATCCTACAGCCTCCAGGTTTCCGTCGTGCCTATAGCTCCCCACTCTACAGCAACCAGCAGTATGCTTGTGTCTGTAAGTGCCCGTCTCGGACCTGAGGGAGTGGGCAAGTCTCAGAGATTCTTCCACACGGCCTCTTTGGAAAGTCAAGACTGAAATGGAATCGTTCTATTTCCATAGTTCTTCCTCAGCCTAGTATTTTTACAGTCATTTTAGAGACATGAGTGAGTGAGGACCACAAATAGCCAGAGGTAGAGATAGGAATGACACCATAGTCTGTCCCTTTCAAACCATTTCTAAGCAAGAACAAGGCTGCTAGCCTGTTTTCACCCTGTTTCAGGGCCAGCCCCTGAGCTACAGATACCCCCTGGACAAGTTCCTAATTTGGCAACCTTCAAAAGTATATTCATTGAGATTGCAGTGATAAcatcgcctttaatcccagcattcacgaggcagaggcaggcagagctcccTGATTTCCACAtatagccagggttacatggtgagattgtctttaaaaagaaaacacatgtgtTCGCTGAAAATGTGCTCAAATGTGTTTGGCAGAGAAGCTAAACTCCATGAAGAGTATGGGTTCAAAAGGAATGTGCTGGTGGTAGCACCCGGCTTGCACACATGCCACCCAGCAGGACAGAAGCCAGCAGTATAATACTCTGCTGGAAGGGGTCCCGTCACAGGGCATTCCTAGTGGTGTTTAGACCCCTTTATAGACTGCTGACCTCGGTCTTCCACAGCTGgcccttccctgtcctctccatCTCCACTCCCTAACAAGTCCCCGTGCATGCGTATCCACTGGCTCCCATATGTCCTTTGAAAGggccctccctccaaaccctcctcgGCCTTCCCAGTAATAGactccctctcctcccatcctaCTAGCCGCTGCCAATCGCAACGACCCTGTGTTTGAGACCCTGCGCGTCGGGGTGATCATGGCCAACAAGGAACggaagaaaggacaggcagaTAAGAAAAATGTGAGCACCGCATGTCACCACAGAGGCCCGTGGCAGGAGCTCCATGGGACAGGTCATTTCCCCCTCGGGGAAACTAATAGAAGCTATGGATCCTCTGCCCCCAGATGGTGCAGCAtaaccaaacagaaaaacattgctgtgtgaaactagattttttttttagcactttaTGCAcctcacgggggggggggggggggggggggggggctcctgccACAGGACtgaggatatagttcagtggtgcagtgcttgcctagtatttGTGTAAGGCATCCTGGTTTAATACCCAACACTGAAAAACAAACTCCAGCCACAGAACATGCTTCCTCAACTCCCCTCTAAAATTGGCGATTAAGGGCCACAGAAGGCTAAGTTCCCGGCCTGGCACTGTGGGCAACGGGCAGGATCTGTGCATTTTGCATTTGGGCAAGAGAATTTGTCATTCCAGGTAACTAGAGGATTCTGGAGCCAGCAGGTGTCCTTGGTGGTCATCTGGTGTGATCTGTTCACCTTGTAgatgaaactgaggcacagagctaCTCCTGGTCAAGGGCAGTCCCCCTGTCTTTTACAATAGAGATACCAGGTTGGTAAGGCCAGAGTGGGTTGGCCTGGGCAAGCGATTAATTTCCCCCTGGACAACCTTATGATGTTAGTTAAAGCAATTCCAGTTCtggggtctctgtgggcaccaggcattcacatGGTGCTCGGACATATATGC comes from Onychomys torridus chromosome 20, mOncTor1.1, whole genome shotgun sequence and encodes:
- the Stac3 gene encoding SH3 and cysteine-rich domain-containing protein 3; its protein translation is MTEKEVPESPKPPFPSETPQSGLQRLKQMFKKGPPETTEMEPPPEPQANGEAVGAGGGPIYYIYEEEEEEEEEEEPPPEPPKLVNDKPHKFKDHFFKKPKFCDVCARMIVLNNKFGLRCKNCKTNIHEHCQSYVEMQRCFGKMPPGFRRAYSSPLYSNQQYACVSAANRNDPVFETLRVGVIMANKERKKGQADKKNPLAAMMEEEPESARPEEGKSQDGNNAEGDKKAEKKTPDDRHKQPGFQQSHYFVALYRFKALEKDDLDFPPGEKITVIDDSNEEWWRGKIGEKVGFFPPNFIIRVRAGERVHRVTRSFVGNREIGQITLKKDQIVVQKGDEAGGYVKVYTGRKVGLFPADFLEEI